A genomic stretch from Bacillus sp. E(2018) includes:
- the lepB gene encoding signal peptidase I: MSSTKKERNGLTDWIKAIGVALILAIIIKKFLIEQYVVYGESMMPTIQNGNRLIVNKIGYEISQPERFDLIVFKANPKEDYIKRVIGLPGDHIAYRDDKLYINNKPVAEPYLKKFKRFAGNRTLTGNFTLEEITGLDTVPKGKIFVLGDNRLHSIDSRHIGFVEMSDIVGEANIRYWPMDELKVFNGFKKE, encoded by the coding sequence ATGAGCTCGACTAAAAAAGAAAGAAACGGTTTAACGGATTGGATAAAAGCAATTGGTGTTGCACTTATTCTAGCTATTATTATAAAAAAGTTTCTGATTGAACAATATGTCGTTTATGGTGAGTCTATGATGCCAACCATCCAAAATGGCAATCGCCTGATCGTGAATAAGATTGGGTATGAAATCAGTCAGCCCGAGAGGTTTGACCTGATTGTTTTTAAGGCAAATCCGAAAGAAGATTATATTAAGAGGGTGATTGGTCTACCAGGTGACCATATTGCATACCGAGATGACAAGTTATATATCAATAACAAACCAGTTGCAGAACCTTACCTGAAAAAATTCAAACGTTTTGCTGGTAATCGGACACTGACTGGAAACTTTACTTTAGAAGAAATCACAGGACTCGATACGGTACCAAAAGGGAAGATTTTCGTACTTGGTGACAACAGACTTCACAGTATCGATAGCCGCCATATCGGTTTTGTTGAGATGTCAGATATTGTAGGTGAAGCTAACATTCGTTATTGGCCGATGGATGAGCTTAAAGTTTTTAATGGTTTTAAAAAGGAATAA
- a CDS encoding PrkA family serine protein kinase: protein MDILSRIQLHREEEQRLAWEGTFAEYLDILRDRPFVAQSAHSRVYNMIKDAGISEKNGQKVYHFFSDQIFGLEESIERLVEEYFHPAAKRLDVRKRILLLMGPVSGGKSTLVTMLKRGLEQYTKTPAGAVYAIKGCPMHEDPLHLIPQHLRKEFFNDYGIRVEGSLSPLNTMRLEHEYDNRIEDVMVERVFFSEDKRTGIGTFSPSDPKSQDIADLTGSIDFSTIAEYGSESDPRAYRFDGELNKANRGMMEFQEMLKCDEKFLWHLLSLTQEGNFKAGRFALISADELIVAHTNESEYRSFIANKKNEALHSRIIVMGVPYNLKVSEEEKIYAKMISESDMSHVHIAPHALRVAATFSVLTRLKDSKKQGMDLLKKMRLYDGEIVEGFNHVDLEELKKEFADEGMSGIDPRYVINRISSAIIRKETPSINALDVLRSLKDGLDHHASISKEDKERFINFISAARKEYDDIAKKEVQKAFVYSYEESAKTLMDNYLDNVEAYCNKNKLRDPLTGEEMSPDEKLMRSIEEQIGISENAKKAFREEILIRISAYARKGKKFDYNSHERLREAIQKKLFADLKDVVKITTSSKTPDESQLKKINEVIARLVDEHGYNTTSANELLRYVGSLLNR, encoded by the coding sequence ATGGATATTTTATCGAGAATCCAACTGCATCGTGAAGAAGAACAGCGTTTAGCCTGGGAAGGTACCTTCGCTGAATACCTTGATATTTTACGAGATCGGCCATTTGTTGCCCAGTCTGCGCATTCAAGAGTATACAACATGATCAAAGATGCTGGCATTTCAGAAAAAAATGGTCAAAAGGTGTATCATTTTTTCAGCGATCAGATTTTTGGATTAGAAGAATCAATCGAACGACTAGTTGAAGAGTATTTTCACCCTGCCGCTAAACGCCTTGATGTTCGTAAACGTATCTTATTGTTGATGGGACCAGTATCCGGTGGTAAATCCACTTTAGTTACAATGCTCAAAAGAGGCTTAGAGCAATACACAAAAACACCTGCAGGAGCGGTCTATGCAATCAAAGGCTGTCCGATGCATGAAGATCCGTTACATCTTATTCCACAGCACTTAAGAAAAGAGTTTTTTAATGATTATGGCATTCGAGTGGAAGGTAGTTTATCTCCTCTCAATACGATGAGACTGGAACACGAATATGACAATCGCATAGAAGATGTGATGGTAGAGCGTGTTTTCTTCTCAGAAGATAAGCGAACAGGGATTGGTACGTTTAGTCCATCTGACCCTAAGTCACAAGATATCGCTGACTTAACGGGAAGCATCGACTTCTCCACGATTGCTGAGTACGGCTCAGAATCAGATCCCCGTGCTTATCGCTTTGATGGAGAACTGAATAAGGCTAACCGAGGAATGATGGAGTTTCAGGAAATGCTGAAGTGTGATGAGAAATTCTTATGGCATCTACTTTCTCTTACGCAAGAAGGAAACTTTAAAGCAGGAAGATTTGCATTGATCTCTGCGGATGAATTAATTGTTGCGCATACGAACGAATCAGAGTATCGTTCTTTTATCGCGAATAAGAAAAACGAAGCCCTGCATTCAAGGATTATCGTGATGGGCGTTCCGTATAATTTAAAAGTTTCAGAGGAAGAGAAAATATATGCGAAGATGATTTCAGAGAGTGATATGTCTCATGTTCATATTGCGCCACACGCATTAAGAGTGGCAGCTACGTTCTCAGTGCTAACGCGATTAAAGGATTCTAAGAAACAAGGAATGGATCTTTTAAAGAAGATGCGGTTGTATGACGGTGAGATCGTAGAAGGATTCAACCATGTTGATCTTGAGGAACTAAAGAAAGAGTTTGCTGATGAAGGGATGTCTGGTATCGATCCGCGTTACGTGATCAACCGAATATCGTCAGCGATCATCCGCAAAGAAACACCTTCTATCAACGCATTAGATGTTCTGCGTTCATTAAAAGACGGGCTTGATCATCATGCATCCATATCGAAGGAAGATAAAGAGAGGTTTATTAACTTTATCTCGGCAGCTCGTAAAGAGTACGATGATATTGCGAAGAAAGAAGTTCAAAAAGCGTTCGTTTACTCGTACGAAGAGTCTGCAAAAACGCTCATGGACAATTATCTCGATAATGTTGAGGCGTATTGTAATAAAAATAAATTACGTGATCCGCTTACTGGTGAAGAGATGAGTCCAGATGAGAAGTTGATGAGATCAATCGAAGAGCAGATCGGAATATCTGAGAATGCGAAAAAAGCATTCCGTGAAGAAATCCTGATCAGAATCTCTGCTTATGCTAGAAAAGGAAAGAAATTTGACTATAATTCTCATGAGCGGTTAAGAGAAGCGATTCAAAAGAAATTATTCGCAGATCTTAAAGATGTTGTAAAGATCACGACATCTTCCAAAACTCCTGATGAATCACAACTGAAGAAGATTAATGAGGTCATCGCACGTCTCGTGGATGAACACGGTTATAATACGACTAGTGCTAACGAACTACTAAGATATGTAGGCAGTTTACTAAACCGATAA
- a CDS encoding transglycosylase domain-containing protein — translation MNQKLGLLTVLLLLGIVFFSFIGLRAEHENYIPFQKGISSLAQVENMKLDENSRLLARNGDLLYEFKSNESRIYLDYNKIPEPVRQAFIATEDQDFIQHHGINGKAIARAFITNSSAGAVQQGGSTITQQLSRNLFLTHERTYDRKLKELLISYRIEQQLSKERILELYINSIYFQNGVYGIEKASRFYFSKPTGELSLAETAFLAAIPNNPKLYDPLTNFENTIKRQKWILLKMKEQDYINATAYEASLKQKIKLNVSQPVVPFPEIVGYVEKELLSLLAASPSHKNLTSEELVRERDLLLKSGVVIETSLDPRLQREAVLAVNNRLPYNAVEGSIVVVDHVSRQIVSMVGGKNVGLEEFNRAYQAKRQPGSAIKPLLVYAPYVDVYGAKSQSPISAARICEGNYCPNNYGGASYGTVSLKKAMGSSINTAAVRVLSKTGVNKAFSYLQRFGFSAVTRDDYQLASALGGFSKGFSPLELTSAYTAFSSDGTFVKPRMITSVNDKNGKVLFAWKETPVSVWSKKTNSVMREMLEAVTISGTARDARFAGSSYIGGKTGTTNDVRDLWFIGLTDRYTAGVWVGRDTPNSLRSIESASPEVMIWRDIMKKAYQN, via the coding sequence ATGAATCAAAAGCTTGGCCTTCTAACAGTACTCCTACTGCTAGGTATCGTGTTCTTCTCATTTATAGGTTTAAGAGCAGAACACGAAAACTATATTCCTTTTCAAAAAGGCATTTCTTCTCTTGCTCAAGTGGAGAATATGAAACTTGATGAAAACAGTCGCCTTCTTGCTCGAAATGGAGATCTTCTTTATGAGTTTAAGAGTAATGAGAGCCGTATTTATCTGGACTACAACAAAATCCCTGAACCTGTGCGTCAAGCTTTTATCGCTACAGAAGATCAAGACTTCATACAGCATCATGGAATCAATGGAAAAGCGATCGCACGGGCTTTTATTACAAATTCATCAGCAGGTGCTGTTCAGCAAGGTGGCAGTACGATTACACAGCAGTTGTCACGCAATCTATTCCTAACACACGAACGTACCTATGACCGGAAACTAAAAGAGTTACTAATCTCATATCGAATCGAGCAGCAGTTATCAAAAGAAAGAATCTTAGAGCTATACATCAACTCGATCTACTTTCAAAATGGCGTGTATGGCATTGAAAAGGCTAGTCGATTTTACTTCAGCAAACCGACCGGAGAGCTTTCGTTAGCTGAAACAGCATTTCTAGCGGCCATTCCAAACAATCCAAAGCTGTATGATCCTCTTACTAACTTTGAGAACACGATAAAACGGCAAAAGTGGATTTTATTGAAGATGAAGGAGCAAGACTACATTAACGCGACCGCTTATGAAGCATCGCTTAAACAAAAGATTAAATTAAACGTTTCACAGCCTGTCGTTCCCTTTCCTGAAATCGTGGGTTATGTAGAAAAAGAACTTTTGAGCTTACTTGCTGCCTCTCCCAGTCATAAGAATCTAACGTCAGAAGAACTAGTGAGAGAGCGAGATTTACTTTTAAAAAGCGGTGTAGTGATTGAAACTTCATTAGACCCTCGGCTGCAAAGAGAGGCCGTGCTTGCTGTGAATAATCGGTTGCCCTATAACGCTGTAGAAGGATCGATCGTTGTTGTCGATCATGTTTCAAGACAGATTGTCTCTATGGTTGGCGGAAAGAATGTTGGTTTAGAAGAATTCAACCGTGCTTATCAAGCGAAAAGACAGCCGGGTTCTGCCATAAAACCCCTTCTCGTCTATGCGCCTTATGTTGATGTGTACGGTGCAAAATCACAATCGCCCATTTCTGCAGCAAGAATCTGTGAAGGCAACTATTGCCCTAACAACTATGGAGGAGCTTCTTACGGAACAGTCTCCTTAAAAAAAGCGATGGGAAGTTCCATCAATACTGCAGCTGTTAGAGTACTAAGTAAAACAGGCGTTAATAAGGCGTTTTCTTATTTACAGCGCTTCGGATTTTCTGCTGTAACGCGAGACGATTATCAGCTGGCAAGTGCACTCGGCGGATTTTCAAAAGGCTTCTCGCCTCTTGAGTTAACCAGTGCTTATACTGCATTTAGTTCTGATGGAACATTTGTAAAACCTAGGATGATAACTTCTGTAAATGATAAGAATGGTAAGGTGTTATTTGCTTGGAAAGAAACGCCCGTTTCAGTATGGAGTAAGAAAACAAATAGCGTGATGCGGGAGATGCTTGAAGCCGTAACGATCTCAGGTACTGCAAGAGATGCGCGTTTTGCGGGATCCTCGTATATTGGTGGAAAGACTGGAACAACAAATGATGTGCGAGATCTTTGGTTTATCGGACTGACTGATCGTTATACGGCAGGCGTTTGGGTAGGCCGTGATACACCGAACAGTCTTCGTTCTATTGAGAGTGCGTCTCCCGAAGTCATGATTTGGCGGGATATTATGAAAAAAGCTTATCAAAATTAG
- a CDS encoding DUF5366 family protein: protein MKKNVYMTGYLPLFSIILFSSGFAIYFERLLIEKLAYFGVYQGMQELFDDHVIHLSIGFCLFLLFFMMFAALKLLSDTLTHLSLFFFSKDTEGNLLQQGKSGSWYFFVGGMLAIVLNYSVLLIGIVFLVASLLYFFQFLLRISYSLSTIGIMGMVFLHLFFWTGFGLLVVYTVMRLYNAFVAAIT, encoded by the coding sequence ATGAAGAAAAACGTATATATGACAGGGTATCTTCCCTTGTTTTCTATTATTCTGTTCAGTTCGGGGTTTGCCATTTATTTTGAAAGACTCTTAATTGAAAAGCTTGCCTACTTTGGTGTGTATCAGGGGATGCAAGAATTATTTGATGATCATGTGATTCACTTATCGATCGGTTTTTGTTTGTTTCTGCTGTTTTTCATGATGTTTGCAGCTCTTAAGCTGCTGTCTGATACGTTAACGCACCTCAGTCTGTTCTTTTTTTCAAAAGATACCGAGGGTAATCTGCTTCAGCAAGGAAAAAGCGGGAGCTGGTACTTTTTTGTTGGTGGTATGCTAGCGATCGTGCTGAATTATTCCGTGTTACTGATAGGTATTGTGTTCCTTGTTGCCTCTCTTTTGTACTTTTTTCAATTTTTATTGCGGATCAGCTACAGTTTATCAACCATTGGTATCATGGGAATGGTATTTCTGCACTTATTCTTTTGGACGGGTTTCGGGCTCCTAGTTGTCTATACGGTGATGCGTTTGTATAATGCGTTTGTGGCAGCTATTACATAG
- the trmL gene encoding tRNA (uridine(34)/cytosine(34)/5-carboxymethylaminomethyluridine(34)-2'-O)-methyltransferase TrmL produces MAIHVVLFEPLIPANTGNIARTCAGTGAHLHLIHPLGFSLEDKYLKRAGLDYWEHVKLSHHDSLDAFYNEYPDGEFYYITKFGEQTYSNFDYSDSDKDVFFVFGKETKGLPREVIDANMERCLRIPMNEHIRSLNLSNTAAILIYEALRQQSFGELK; encoded by the coding sequence TTGGCTATACATGTTGTATTATTTGAACCGTTAATTCCTGCGAACACAGGAAACATCGCACGTACTTGTGCCGGAACAGGTGCACATCTGCATCTTATTCATCCACTTGGATTTTCTTTAGAAGACAAATACTTAAAGCGTGCTGGCCTTGATTATTGGGAGCATGTAAAATTGTCTCATCATGATTCCTTGGATGCATTTTATAATGAATACCCAGATGGGGAGTTTTACTATATCACCAAATTCGGTGAACAGACGTATTCAAATTTCGATTACTCTGATTCAGATAAAGATGTATTCTTTGTTTTTGGAAAAGAAACGAAGGGACTTCCGCGTGAAGTGATTGATGCGAATATGGAAAGATGTCTGCGTATTCCGATGAATGAACACATTCGTTCATTGAACCTATCGAATACGGCTGCGATCTTAATCTATGAAGCATTGCGTCAACAAAGTTTTGGAGAGTTGAAATAG
- a CDS encoding amidase domain-containing protein translates to MWMETLKAYIQNQSQWMIHADADGRGYFLREEQESFIRKKQMYTDRNAFIVNNQTNGSVLRTTESEDKVQVDYLVHYSFLIKHGFDFYVEEISQERRATFQEGDMKSDEPVNVEGNYRELPKIERENESITPTKGGYDRLAAVRYAERWWNTFNPAYKSFENDCTNYISQSLHAGGIPMTSQSIKSKGWWMRNNSWSYSWSVANAMRWYLSGSKSTLQAQEKSAAHLLLPGDVICYDFDGDGHYQHTTIVVAKDPSGEPLVNAHTTNSRMRYWGYEDSTAYTKRIQYKFFHIL, encoded by the coding sequence ATGTGGATGGAAACACTTAAAGCTTATATCCAAAACCAATCTCAATGGATGATACATGCAGATGCAGACGGACGAGGTTACTTTTTACGAGAAGAACAAGAGAGCTTTATCCGAAAAAAACAAATGTATACCGATAGAAATGCGTTTATCGTAAACAATCAAACGAACGGAAGCGTCTTACGAACGACGGAGTCTGAGGATAAGGTTCAGGTAGATTATCTGGTCCATTACAGCTTTTTAATCAAACATGGGTTTGATTTCTATGTGGAAGAAATCTCTCAAGAGCGTCGAGCTACGTTTCAAGAAGGTGATATGAAGAGCGATGAACCTGTGAATGTGGAAGGAAACTATAGAGAACTTCCGAAGATCGAGCGGGAGAACGAATCGATCACGCCGACAAAAGGCGGTTATGATCGGCTTGCTGCTGTACGCTATGCAGAAAGATGGTGGAATACGTTTAATCCAGCCTATAAATCTTTTGAGAATGATTGCACGAATTATATTTCTCAAAGTCTTCATGCAGGCGGCATTCCTATGACTTCTCAATCGATTAAGTCGAAGGGGTGGTGGATGCGAAATAATTCTTGGAGCTATAGCTGGTCAGTAGCCAATGCGATGAGATGGTATTTGAGCGGTTCTAAATCGACGCTTCAAGCACAAGAGAAATCTGCAGCGCATCTTCTATTGCCGGGAGACGTAATTTGTTATGACTTTGATGGAGATGGCCATTATCAGCATACGACGATTGTGGTCGCAAAGGATCCTTCAGGAGAACCACTCGTAAATGCCCATACAACAAACAGTAGAATGAGATATTGGGGCTATGAAGATTCAACGGCGTACACGAAGCGCATTCAATATAAATTTTTTCATATTCTTTAA
- a CDS encoding methylated-DNA--[protein]-cysteine S-methyltransferase, with the protein MCQIKTLLYYEEMESVIGPLTIIATENGICRLDFGSMEDNLPTLRSWMAKHFIKGELIHSPERLDDAIQQLHAYFAGNLHEFSVNYDLFGTAFQKKVWNQLTSIPYGVTCSYKEVAQGIGAPKAVRAVGSANNQNPVPVFIPCHRVIGSNGALVGYGGGLDKKEILLSIEQNSCKKTS; encoded by the coding sequence ATGTGTCAGATTAAAACGTTACTCTATTACGAAGAAATGGAAAGCGTAATCGGACCGTTAACAATCATTGCAACGGAGAACGGAATCTGCCGTCTCGATTTTGGTTCAATGGAGGATAACCTTCCAACTTTACGTTCATGGATGGCGAAACATTTTATTAAAGGAGAGCTTATACACTCTCCAGAACGATTGGACGATGCCATTCAACAACTACACGCTTATTTTGCAGGCAACCTGCATGAGTTTAGTGTGAACTATGATTTATTTGGTACCGCTTTTCAAAAAAAGGTATGGAACCAGCTTACGAGTATTCCTTATGGCGTAACTTGTTCGTATAAGGAAGTCGCTCAAGGCATTGGTGCACCAAAGGCTGTTCGAGCTGTAGGCAGTGCGAACAACCAAAATCCTGTACCTGTTTTTATTCCATGTCACCGAGTGATTGGTAGTAATGGAGCACTTGTAGGCTACGGCGGGGGATTAGATAAAAAAGAAATATTGTTATCGATCGAACAGAATAGCTGCAAGAAGACTTCCTAG
- the queG gene encoding tRNA epoxyqueuosine(34) reductase QueG, translating into MTSAQLKEEIVAYSKEIGIDKIGFAHADVFAELKERLRLQQDLNYQSGFEESDIEKRTEPDRLLSGASSIISIALAYPSKMKDAPRSVRGERRGIFCRASWGKDYHHILREKLSLLEAFIIEKVPGAAVKSMVDTGELSDRAVAERAGIGWSAKNCAIMSPEFGSYMYLGEMITNIAFPADTPMEDQCGSCNKCVDACPTNALVQGGQLDSSKCIAFLTQTKGFLPDQYRDKLGNRLYGCDTCQTVCPENKGKDFHHHLEMEPDPEIVKPLLKPLLSISNREFKEKFGYISGSWRGKKPIQRNAIIALAHFKDETDIPDLLTVLHNDPRPVIRGTAAWAIGKIGGENAELELLSAKESEKDDLVTLEIEKGLKMVRNHEIS; encoded by the coding sequence GTGACAAGTGCCCAGTTGAAGGAAGAGATCGTTGCATATAGTAAAGAAATCGGAATCGACAAAATTGGTTTTGCACATGCTGATGTATTTGCCGAGCTCAAAGAACGTCTCCGATTACAACAAGACCTTAACTATCAATCAGGATTTGAAGAAAGTGATATAGAAAAGCGTACAGAGCCTGATCGGCTTCTGTCTGGTGCTTCCAGTATCATATCAATCGCTCTTGCATATCCCTCCAAGATGAAAGATGCTCCAAGAAGTGTTAGAGGAGAGCGTAGAGGAATTTTTTGCAGAGCATCATGGGGTAAAGATTACCACCATATATTAAGAGAAAAGCTCTCATTACTGGAAGCTTTTATTATAGAAAAAGTTCCAGGTGCCGCTGTGAAATCAATGGTAGACACAGGTGAATTATCCGATCGAGCTGTTGCTGAAAGAGCCGGAATCGGATGGAGTGCGAAGAACTGTGCAATCATGTCACCTGAGTTTGGTTCTTATATGTATCTCGGCGAAATGATTACAAACATTGCATTTCCTGCAGACACACCAATGGAAGATCAGTGCGGTTCGTGCAACAAATGTGTCGATGCATGTCCGACAAATGCTCTTGTACAAGGAGGACAGCTTGATTCTTCAAAGTGTATTGCCTTTTTAACGCAAACGAAAGGATTTCTGCCTGATCAGTATAGAGATAAGCTTGGTAACCGTTTATATGGGTGTGATACGTGTCAGACTGTATGCCCTGAAAATAAGGGGAAAGATTTTCATCATCATCTGGAAATGGAGCCTGATCCAGAGATTGTGAAGCCTCTTTTAAAACCGTTGTTGTCGATAAGCAATAGAGAGTTCAAAGAAAAATTTGGTTACATTTCAGGCAGTTGGAGAGGAAAGAAGCCTATTCAACGAAATGCGATTATTGCTTTAGCACATTTTAAGGATGAAACAGACATTCCGGACTTATTAACGGTCCTTCATAATGACCCACGACCTGTTATTCGAGGAACTGCCGCTTGGGCCATTGGTAAAATTGGCGGAGAAAATGCGGAATTAGAACTATTATCTGCAAAAGAGAGTGAAAAAGACGATTTGGTCACGCTAGAGATTGAAAAGGGACTGAAAATGGTTCGAAATCATGAAATTTCGTAA
- a CDS encoding phenylalanine--tRNA ligase beta subunit-related protein: protein MMITINPKLNELVPNFKIGTITYHNIAISESPQMIKGRFQLFTESLRLEEKNAADYPGVDEYRHVFKTLGMDPSRYRPASEALLRRVLSGKDLPPINSGVDVNNFFSIRFAIPIGLYNLDKIEGDVEISMGGAEDSYEGLNGREMNMEGKLLSRDVVGAFGSPIVDSKRTMVDESVKNALHIVYLQPSMDENESHELLDSMAKMFTQVNGGSAEIQVI from the coding sequence ATGATGATCACAATTAATCCTAAACTAAACGAGCTTGTCCCGAACTTTAAAATAGGCACAATTACATACCATAATATCGCGATTAGCGAATCACCGCAAATGATTAAAGGTAGGTTCCAGCTATTTACAGAATCCTTGCGACTTGAAGAAAAAAATGCTGCCGATTATCCTGGAGTGGATGAATATCGTCACGTGTTTAAAACATTAGGAATGGATCCCTCCAGATATCGTCCCGCTTCGGAAGCATTGTTGCGTCGCGTTTTAAGCGGCAAGGACCTACCTCCGATTAATTCTGGCGTTGATGTTAACAACTTCTTTTCTATCCGATTTGCGATTCCAATCGGTCTTTACAACCTTGATAAGATTGAAGGCGATGTGGAGATTTCCATGGGTGGTGCTGAAGATTCGTATGAAGGGTTAAACGGGCGTGAGATGAATATGGAAGGCAAATTGCTGTCTAGAGACGTGGTTGGTGCCTTTGGCAGTCCAATCGTAGATTCAAAGCGCACGATGGTAGATGAAAGTGTTAAGAATGCACTGCATATCGTGTACCTGCAGCCATCTATGGATGAAAATGAATCGCATGAACTCTTGGATTCTATGGCAAAGATGTTCACTCAAGTGAATGGTGGGAGTGCTGAGATTCAGGTGATTTAA